One window of Cydia pomonella isolate Wapato2018A chromosome 5, ilCydPomo1, whole genome shotgun sequence genomic DNA carries:
- the LOC133518420 gene encoding stathmin isoform X1, with the protein MLIGLVRDSVLQCFCHSCRAPVLPAAHRRSAPVKKPVGKPRTKQPKKVKFITTEIRCQEMSKGGLAYEVILAEPVGVPVPRRADSLEKTPSVEEIQEKLKAAEERRRSLEASKMAVIAQKMAKIEEASRFRSEQTNNFIATTKEALDAKMDSHEEKREAYINELRARLKDHLEGVEKTRLTLEQQTAEVYKAIEEKMNTAAAQRDENIKKMLERLREHERRAELVRQNKNARADAEPAPSCG; encoded by the exons ATGCTGATAGGACTCGTTCGGGACTCGGTGCTGCAGTGCTTCTGCCACTCGTGCAGAGCACCGGTCCTGCCTGCAG CACACCGGCGCTCGGCACCAGTCAAGAAACCAGTCGGCAAACCAAGGACGAAGCAACCAAAGAAGGTCAAATTTATAA CGACCGAAATCCGCTGCCAGGAGATGTCGAAGGGCGGGCTGGCGTACGAGGTGATCCTCGCCGAGCCCGTGGGCGTGCCCGTGCCGCGCCGCGCCGACTCCCTCGAGAAGACCCCGTCTGTCGAGGAGATACAGGAGAAATTGAAAGCTGCCGAGGAGAGGAGACGT AGTTTGGAAGCCAGCAAAATGGCCGTGATCGCCCAGAAGATGGCCAAGATCGAGGAGGCGTCGCGGTTCCGCAGCGAGCAGACCAACAACTTCATCGCCACCACCAAGGAGGCGCTGGACGCCAAGATGGATTCCCATGAGGAGAAGCGCGAGGCATACATCAACGAGCTGAGGGCTCGGCTCAAGGACCATCTCGAGGGCGTCGAGAAGACAAG GTTGACTCTGGAGCAGCAGACGGCCGAGGTGTACAAGGCCATCGAGGAGAAGATGAACACGGCCGCCGCGCAGCGCGACGAGAACATCAAGAAGATGCTCGAGCGCCTTCGTGAACAT